From Nicotiana tabacum cultivar K326 chromosome 20, ASM71507v2, whole genome shotgun sequence, one genomic window encodes:
- the LOC142174236 gene encoding putative F-box protein At1g60370 → MEGTFSEFTITTTKKRRMEEKREFASDMVFEILTWLPAKSLMRFRCVSKAWNSLIRHEPDFVKLHNARFQTRPLASRLLFEIGTHYHEVVESRTSNLPTQVEGFSLQLARPRHYFDFDEVTICSNPCNGLVCFYNHKDTLSYLYNVTTGEIKALPSSLTRLPKGRRGPTLFLGFDPATERYKLLHFVFYENEKKPMIKILTLGTTSWRRIQQDEYPLPFNSFYSCYAHEGIFLNGVVYWIAFKSQFAYFNFTEEKFGTPSYPQGRSRTLVLNKMQTALLGKLDIRCGFRPENCNLVYDEVNKVFVKSKSNPDLDKEKVALLAPKNVDDETTLCGNIVLATGSVNSAPTSLVFADHHFRLYRVSSFVENIIPLTFIDV, encoded by the coding sequence ATGGAAGGAACCTTCAGTGAGTTCACAATTACTACCACCAAAAAGCGGCGGATGGAGGAGAAGCGTGAATTTGCAAGTGACATGGTATTCGAGATATTAACATGGCTTCCAGCGAAGTCTCTTATGCGATTCAGGTGTGTTTCTAAAGCTTGGAACAGTTTGATACGACATGAACCCGACTTTGTCAAGTTGCACAATGCTCGTTTTCAAACCCGTCCTCTAGCCAGCCGCCTCTTATTTGAAATAGGAACACACTATCATGAAGTTGTAGAAAGCCGCACTTCCAATTTACCAACACAAGTTGAAGGATTCTCTTTACAGCTCGCACGTCCTCGTCATTATTTCGACTTTGATGAAGTTACTATTTGCTCAAATCCTTGCAATGGCCTTGTTTGTTTCTATAACCATAAAGATACTCTAAGTTACTTGTATAATGTCACCACAGGGGAGATAAAAGCTTTACCATCTTCTCTAACGAGGCTTCCGAAAGGACGACGGGGTCCTACGTTGTTTCTGGGATTTGATCCGGCCACGGAAAGATACAAATTGCTTCATTTTGTTTTCTACGAGAATGAGAAAAAACCAATGATCAAGATTCTAACACTAGGAACCACCTCCTGGAGAAGAATCCAACAAGATGAGTACCCCCTAccatttaattcattttattcatgTTATGCTCATGAAGGTATCTTTCTCAATGGGGTAGTTTATTGGATTGCGTTTAAAAGTCAATTTGCCTACTTCAACTTCACAGAAGAGAAGTTTGGAACTCCTTCGTACCCACAAGGGCGTAGTCGGACTCTTGTACTGAATAAAATGCAAACTGCACTTTTGGGAAAGTTGGATATCCGCTGTGGCTTCAGACCTGAAAATTGCAATTTGGTATATGATGAGGTCAACAAAGTTTTTGTGAAATCCAAATCTAACCCGGACTTGGACAAGGAGAAGGTTGCCTTGCTTGCACCAAAAAACGTTGATGATGAAACTACATTGTGTGGAAACATAGTTTTAGCAACAGGCAGTGTTAATAGCGCCCCAACTTCCTTGGTATTCGCTGATCATCATTTCAGGTTATATCGTGTTAGCAGTTTTGTTGAGAATATTATCCCATTAACATTTATTGATGTTTAG